The DNA window ATTAATTCTTAGGATATTTCCATAAAATTGTTTTCTCCCGATAGGATTTTACGAGTTTCTTTATGAGCTTTGGTTTCGTTTCGTCCATGGTTTAGGGGTTATATTTCCAAGCGCTCAATCGATGCCGACTTCGCCATAGGAAGTTGTTCTTTTTCAAACTCCGCGGGAACTGGCTTGTAGCCAGTTCCTAAACATTTGGGACCCGCCTGCAAGGCGGCTCCCGCTGAAGGTTGAATTTAAAATATTTTGTATCTTGCTGCCATAATCATCGGAAAGGTTCTCCCCACACATACATATCGAAGTCAATTTTTAAGTTCAGCTTTCCTAATCTTTTTATAATCTGAGGCTCGAAGTAAAATCCGCCAATACAACCGTTTCCAATATAATAATATGGAACTACCTGAATACAAACTTCAGATATTTTTGTCAGTTTTATAATACCTTTCGCGTCTTTTTCAAGTATATTTACAAAATTCTTCAGTTTTTCTTCAAATGAGCCAGCAAGTTCCTTATCTGGTTCAATGGTGATAGCATGAAACTTTGAGGTCATTCCTTTTCCATATCGCAATTGGTCTCCCATATTCACAACTTCTGAGGGTTTAATTTTCGTGCAAGAGATAAGATCATCAGTATTTCTATCATAAGAAATAGCTCTCAGATAAATTCTTATCCCAGGAGTAATATCAATCCATCTGACAGATATTTCTGGTTGAGTGTCTAAGTAGACAGTAAAAAAGAATCGTTCCTTTTCTATTTCGAAATAAACAATAGCTTCTTTCTCTCTTATTTCAAGTTTCGAGATTACTGGTTGGTCGTTCTCATATTTAATTTTCAGTACGGACAGATATTGTTGGGTAGTTCCAAAACACCTTTCCTTTATTTCTTCGATTGCTTTTTCTAGGATAATTTTTTTCATGATCTTAATTATAATGATTAATTTTATTATTTCTTAGATTTTCCATTCTGTAAAAATAAAAAAATGAAGAATAGACCATAAGATAAAAATAATAACGCCTATTTTTTATCAGTTTTCTGATCAGAATTACTTTTTGATTGGTTTGGATTCGGTAATTGTGGTGCTATACCCGCTGCAAAGAAATTTTTAATATTTAATCCAGTCTCTATCGCCTCGCCAGTACCGTTTTTGAGCATTAAAACAATATCCCCTGTCGTTTTATCTTTGAAAAGATCAAACTTTGCAATGTCGCTGCTTCCTTTGCCTAGTAAGTCTTGCTTGATTTCATGAATGTCATATCCATTGTCTTTAAGTCTATCTGTTTCACCCTTATTAAGTTTTTCAATATTTCCTCGATTCTTTTCATCCTTTTTCTTATTATTCTCATCATCATTGTTGCTTCCACCAGAATCCGTACTGCTTTGAGCTTGAATGCTTGAAGAATTTTCTTGGGATTGTGTATCATCTCCTTCGTCGAAAAGCTGTGCAATTGCATAAATAGTTCCTCCAACAACTATTGCTGCAGCCACAACATCAGCTGGTCCAGGTACAGGACTGTCAACCATTGCAGTTCCAAAACCCGTAAGCCATGCTGTTTTTAACGCCTCAATAGCTTCAGCATAGTCCCTCCCAGTCTGATCCACGTACTTCAGCGGATTATTCCTCACATACGCATATTTGTTAAGGGACTGTGGATCTTTAAGATCTCCTTCCCACGGATCCTGAGACACAAACCTCGCGATTTTGGGATTGTAGTATCTGGCTTCATAGTAATACAGCTTGGTATCTTCATCAAGTTCCTTTCCTGTAAACGTGTAGTCATTTGCGTAAGTGGTGGATTTTTCATCAATTCTGCTTTCTCCAAATGGATAGTAGTCTATGACTTCGAGGACATTTCCGCTTATATCTGTGTCGACACTGGCGCCACTCAAATGATCTGCATGATGGAAGACCAGAAGCGGAGCAGGAATATCATTGACCGTAAGAACAAATGAGTCGGAGATTTGTCCATCTCCATTTATCGCATTAACTGTCACTGTGTAAGTTGCACTCGGAGTGGCAATTCTGGGAAGAGTTTCCCCTATATTTTAAGGAACAAACCTATGTGGAGCAGGTGACCTCACTCATTCCCGCCAACACCTGCTCCCGCTGGGTGAATTGCTTTTTTAATGACCTCATCTTTCCCATCCATATCTCCTAGAAGAAATTGTCTCTTATATTCTGGTACTTGATAATAAATTTCTTTTAGTTTTTTTCTCAAATCTTCACTTTTAGTTTTTTCATATTCTCTAAAAAGCGCTATACATTTTTGACCTGATGTTAAACGATTGTTTAGTTCTTCTATCATATCTATCACTTCTTTTAAAAATTCTTCTTCTCTCACAAATGACTTAACGTTAGTAATACTAAAAGTTCCAAATGGATAGATTTTCACCTGTACATTTTCTGGTAATTGTGTTTTTACTTGCCCACTTTTTAATAATGCTTTTAAACCTTCAATATTTACAAATTCTCCACAATGAACATCTATTTTTCCATCAGCATAAACATTAATTTGACTAAAATGATATTCATTGTTAACAATATTATCGCGAACAAAAACTGATATTTGCCTCCCTTGTATTTTTTTCTCTGGTAATTTATTACCAAATTTATCAACAACATCTACACGATATATTTTTTGAAGAGGAATTATTAATTTTGTTACTGAATGCATTTTAAAAATAACTAAAAAAAATAAAAAATCCTCCATTTATTTTTCATTTTTTTCTTCTACTGTCACTTTCTCTTCATTTATGATTTCATTTCTCGTGATTAATAACGGCACCAAGAATTCACCATTTTTACTTCCTGGCACTGGAATTAAACGATCTTTTGATATGCGTAAAGTATATATTGATCCATTATGTTCTTCATAGTTTGTAGCATAATCTTTTGCGACGTTCGGATCAGCAGTGACAGATACAAATGGTGAATAATCACTATTTTCCGTATG is part of the Candidatus Peregrinibacteria bacterium genome and encodes:
- a CDS encoding DUF4279 domain-containing protein; this translates as MKKIILEKAIEEIKERCFGTTQQYLSVLKIKYENDQPVISKLEIREKEAIVYFEIEKERFFFTVYLDTQPEISVRWIDITPGIRIYLRAISYDRNTDDLISCTKIKPSEVVNMGDQLRYGKGMTSKFHAITIEPDKELAGSFEEKLKNFVNILEKDAKGIIKLTKISEVCIQVVPYYYIGNGCIGGFYFEPQIIKRLGKLNLKIDFDMYVWGEPFR